The Curtobacterium herbarum genome contains the following window.
TCGGACTCGTCAAGGTGCGCGGCGGTCGCGTCGTCGACCGGGCCTCCTGGTTCATCCGTCCGCCGGCCGGCCACGACGACTTCCTGGAGTGGAACACCCGCATCCACGGGATCGTCCAGACGGACGTCACGCACGCGAAGTCGTGGGAGCAGCAGTACCCGGACCTCGTGGCCTTCGCGGAGGGTGACGTGCTCGTCGCGCACAACGCCCGGTTCGACATGGGCGTGATCGCGGGCGGGTGTGCGGCGACGGGCATCGAGATCGCCGAGCACCACTCGATGTGCTCGCTGCAGGTCGCCCGCAAGACCTACACGCTCGACTCGTACCGCCTGCCGATGGCCGCGATGGCCGCCGGGTTCTCGGGCTTCCAGCACCACGACGCCGCTGCCGATGCCGAGGCCTGCGCCGCGATCGTCGTGCACGCCGCCGGGTTCCACGGGGTGCCGACGGTCGAGGCCCTCGGTGCCGCGACCCGGGTGACGATCAACCCCGTGCGCGCCCGCGTCGAGAAGCCGAAGGCGGCAGCGCAGCCTCGGCTGTCCCGTCGTCCGATGGTCTTCTCCGACTGACGCAGTCCCGCAGGCGCGTCGTGGTCACCGCCTCAGTCGATGACGGCGCGGCCGATGCCGGCGCGGCCGGTGGTGCCGCCGCGCCCGGTGGTATTGTCACGACAACCTGCCCGGCACCCGTCCTCGGGCTCGTACTCCCCTCCGAAGGACCGCGATGACCAACGATGGCCAGCTGCCGTCCGACCTGTTCATGGACCTGGACCGGTCGGGTCCGATGCCCCTGTACCACCAGGTCGCCTCGCGCATCGAGGAGTCGATCCGCAACGGCGCGATGCCGCCCGGCGCACGCCTGGAGAACGAGATCGCCCTCGGTGAGCGCCTCGGTCTGTCCCGCCCCACGATCCGTCGGGCCATCCAGGACCTGGTCGACAAGGGCCTCCTCGTCCGCCGCCGCGGCATCGGCACGCAGGTCGTGCACGGACCCGTCACCCGCAAGGTCG
Protein-coding sequences here:
- a CDS encoding exonuclease domain-containing protein, with translation MSVLRATIDGVLNFTAIDFETANNSPASACSVGLVKVRGGRVVDRASWFIRPPAGHDDFLEWNTRIHGIVQTDVTHAKSWEQQYPDLVAFAEGDVLVAHNARFDMGVIAGGCAATGIEIAEHHSMCSLQVARKTYTLDSYRLPMAAMAAGFSGFQHHDAAADAEACAAIVVHAAGFHGVPTVEALGAATRVTINPVRARVEKPKAAAQPRLSRRPMVFSD